The stretch of DNA atgggaaagggtggggttacacagctttctgaaaccgaacagcagggggcgcccgacctgtggcggCTTCACTGTTGAGAGAGGATGCTCTCAAttgctatatacagtctatgagttAGACTGTAGCTATTTATGTTGTTTGCAATAATCATATTACTCAGACTTATAGGAAGCTCTGTTGCCACTAGGGGGCGAGTTACacttattgtgtatgtgtgtgtgagagggaaagagagtgtATACAGTGAGTCTACCGTTCAAACTCCAGTGTAATATTAATCCCGGTTTTAGCACGAACTcttctttgtttttatattatgagtgaatgagctactgaggtctgagtttcccctactaaattcttcttttctccaccagctgctcacatTCAGTAACGGTACCTTCACACTACAGTGACGCTGTAATCAGCTTCTCCTCGTTTCTTCCTCTGTAGTTCAGCCTGTGGTTCATTTTCAATGCGTACATTTGGGTATCACTAATTTGAAAGATTGCTTTAAAGATTGCTTTaatggatggtgtgtgtgtgtgttttgtgtgtgtttgcaggcgGTGGCGAGGCTGACGGTGCGTGAGCTGCAGGCTTATGCTAAAGCTGGAGCCATAGCTGATGAAGTTCTCTCATCCATCAGAACAGTAGCAGCATTTGGAGGAGAGGATAAGGAGACAGAGAGGTAGTGAATAATTCAATCACTGTATTGAAGAACGTTACAGTAAAACCATGGTAGTCTGTAATTCtccatatattttaaaaacattgagtaaaatgcaaaaatatgacAGTGTGAtgtgtataaaagtgttttttaaatctCCAGATATGATAAAAACCTTGAAGAGGCTCAAACCTGGGGGGTGAAGAAAGGGACAATCATTGGTATATTTCAGGGATACCTGTGGTGCATCATATTCCTCTGCTATGCTCTAGCCTTCTGGTATGGCTCTAAGCTTGTCATTGACACCAAGGAGCTCACACCTGGAACCCTCATCCAGGTATGAACTCTTAAATATTTTATGCATTATAGGATTTAAAATGTTTCACATTTAATTTACCCATTCAATTCAATTATGAATTAAGATTgagttaaataaatattataaaaaaaaaatctatttaattatGTACTTAAACAGaagaacattattaaaaaacactacaGCAGAGCTTCCTTTTGCTCTTAAATCAGTTTCAATTTCTCATTATCTACTAATCAAGATTAGCTAAAAAAATAGCAACACTTTCTTCAGCCAGAACTGTTAAAACATGGCAGGTTGGTCCTTCCAAATTGATCCTCATCAAAAGTTAGAGAAAGACTCAAACCAGTTAATCCAAAACCAACAAAGACAGCACACTAAAAATCATTGAGATCACATTTTTGAATTCATGGTTAACTACCTGAATCTGCTAGCATGTATCCACTTGATCTTATGCATTCTTGCCACATTATTGGCTAATTAGATTATTAAATAAAGGAACATATGTTAAAGAATAGATTTTTAGAAGACCCTCCCATTATATTAATTTGTCATATTGACGTGGTGcatatttaattattcaaaatacGTCTAAAACCCCCAAAAATTATAACAAGAAGTGTAAATATATTTCAGTAATATTACTATTGGTACTGTAATTACTCTATTAATGTttaagtgcaatggtgttccttacctctaactgGTGATGGTTCAATTAGTATAAATCACTCGttcttcttttaaaaaataatacatgttcaaacttttgaaatgtttcactactttattacatttgaaagaccaacatataaaacacaatggttttacataacattgaaacataacattgcaatttcgtattagttttagtttttgcaggggatggttccaaatatgtgagatgaacagTTTTTAtagtatatgttgattacactaattaaagcaagcagaagaattTCATACGAAAAATTTACTTTTGACTAGTTTTTAACTAGACACTTTACTTTTaactagatcttcaaactttaaaatgggtcaatctGACCCGTATCATAACAAGTGGGTTAAATCTGTCTAGGCTGACCCAAATGAACACTGTATAACACTTaaatatgaatgtatttattaggTGTTCTTTGGAGTGCTCATTGGAGCCATGAACCTCGGCCAAGCTTCTCCATGTCTAGAAGCCTTTGCTTCAGGTCGAGCTGCAGCTAAGAGCATCTTCGACACAATCGACAGAGTAAGCTTGGCACTCACACAGTACATCACATAAATCAATGAACCCTTGAGTTTTCAGATAACAAAGAATGATTCAACACTGTCAACTTTCATGTTTACACAGATACCAAAAATCGATTGCTTCTCAGAGGAAGGGCACAAGTTAGAGAAAGTCAAAGGTGACATTGAATTCCATAGCATTGAGTTCAACTACCCCTCCAGACCTGATGTGAAGGTATGTCGCGCctgtttagttgttttttgttctgttctgttttactCTTTACAAATATTCAACCTTTATTTGACCTTTAACTTTTCTTGTAGATTTTAGACAATTTAAACTTGGAGGTTAAAGCAGGAGAGACAACCGCGTTTGTTGGACCCAGCGGATCTGGCAAAAGTACAGCAGTGCAACTCATTCAGAGATTTTATGACCCCAGTCAAGGAATGGTAATCCAAACCAACCTTACGTTAAAAGCATTTCAATTTACTACAGTAGATGTGACATTTAATTAAAGGCAAAATAAATGATGATGGGCTGAGCTTTCTCTATTCATAGGTCACCCTGGATGGTCACGACATCAGAAGCCTGAATATTCAGTGGCTGCGTTCACTGATTGGCATTGTAGAGCAGGAACCTGTCCTTTTTGCCACCAGTATCTCAGAGAACATCCGCTATGGCCGACCAGGAGTCACCATGGAGGAGATCATACAGGCTTCCAAAGAGGCCAATGCCTACAACTTTATCATGGACCTTCCACAGGTAAATAACCAGTGCCTTATCATACAGATTGAGATCTAAATTAGTAGTGGGTCATCTTATCTGCAGAGAGATGGTGTGGTGTGATCTGATATATGACACAAAAGCAATGTTTTACAAGTCAAGAATCTCTTAATGAACTTTTGAAAGGTTTGTTGGCATACTGTTCTATTGGGGATTCTATTTTGTGCTTTTCACTTTCAAATGctccacacatttttaaataaatgagtaTGATATACTCTGGCAGCAGGGTCAGAATTATTTCAAGTACATCAATAacttgttaaaataaaatatgttacaaTAAAATCTTTCTTTACATgttgaatatttatatttacataattttacagtttatttaaaactaaaaacttCTGTAAGTATACATGCTACTGTACTAATCACTATAAAAAATTTAGTACTAAGAGCTTCTTATAAAGATCTGTGTTCAATCATAGAACTTTCTAACAACAAAACAAGCAGTTCTTATATGGGgccaataaaacatatttaatccATATTAAAATGATTCCAAAACCTTAGTCTCAGCATAGTGTTCATCATCATGATGATTACTTAAACTACCCAAAAACACCCTGCCAACCTTACCAAAATATCTCTTAGAACATTAAATAACACAGCACGTCAAAGCAAGCAATAATTGTCCTTTATTTCTAACTTAATATAAATGTCAAACAAACCCCTAAGCTTCATATGAGCACTTCATTCACAATGCATTAAAATTATGAAATGTTACAGTGCTGTATTCCCCAACTGTGTCGTAAAAtcacaacacatttaaaaaaacattatctattcttgtcattttaagattaaTTCAATTCATTGCAAAACACTGTAACATATGCTGGGAAATGCTTTGAAAAAGcaggtttttacagtgtagtgtgGGCACCCATTAACCAGTCAGTACTGATAATAGACAGAAATTTAGATTTTGTTGTaagttttaaactgtttttgtgatttttttttttaactaagccATCCTACAGCTTTTTTGACTGAGAGAACTGAGATACGCATTCTCTGTTAAACTGCATTTGTGCAGTTGTGATTCCTGCTGAAACAGAAttgaaatacaacaaaaatatatatttcttacctGACTTATTGCTCGGCACAGAAATTCGATACACTGGTTGGGGAAGGTGGAGGCCAGATGAGTGGAGGACAAAAGCAGAGAATTGCAATTGCTCGAGCACTGGTCAGAAACCCCAAAATCCTGCTACTGGACATGGCCACATCGGCCCTGGACAATGAGAGCGAGGCCGTGGTGCAGGAGGCTCTTGACAAGGTAAGATCAACCAGCTTTACCTTGTTTAATCACAGATTAAATTCAGCATCCATTACTGAGCACTGCTTTTTTAAAACGGTCGCTTACTGGCTTTGCGCAATTAGCGCTAGACAAGTAGCACATCTACAGTTTCTGCGATACTAGTTTGTGTTGCAAATTCTGGGGTAAACTTTGGTTTATAAAGATATTATATTTCCAActtacatgttttatttttctctctcaggCTCGCGTAGGCAGAACCACCATTACTATTGCCCATCGCCTGTCTACGATTCGTAATGCTGATGTGATTGTGGGTTTTGAGCATGGATGTGCTGTGGAGAGGGGCTCACACAGCGAGCTGCTGGAGAGGAAAGGAGTCTACTTCACTCTTGTTACTCTCCAGAACCAAGGAAGTGAATCatccaacaacaaaacaaacaacagtaTGTAATGCTCACAATAACTGGTTTTGTTTGGACGACTTATTGCCCAAAAAAgaattgtgataaatgatattattcTAGTAAAATCATGACATGATAGCATAAAAAAAGCAATTGCACCCTTTTTAAGCGTGAATTAACTTATTGCGAACAAAAACAGAATGATTGCGATCATGCCCATATATTTTATGATAAGTTGATAATAGTAAGTATACAGtgggtatatttaaaaaaattaagtttgatATTGGAAACATTGATATAGTCAAAATTACATCAGGAATGACTAAATCCTTCCCTGAAAGGCTGGTGTTTTGAAAATCTGTGCTACCATGTCCAACAGCATGCTTTTATAGAGAGGCAGTAACTCATACTGTATAAAATCATACAGCAAGAAACAGCACATTAGTCTTTAAGTAGGATTTCATAGACTATATTAACTTATCAGAATGTGTTTTCTGCATTAAACTCTAGGTAATTGTTATAGAATGAATTAACTCATCAGTAAATACTATATAGAAAATAGCCAgccttttatattatatacatgaaAAAACAATGAACACAGAAGAGTTATTaccataaacacaataaaatgtaataaaatttaaGTTGTAGTTTGATAACTAAGACAAACACGCAATACTGGTGGTAAAATTAAGTGATAAGATTGCAGGTAGCGTGAAATTATGGGTGTGGCGCTGAACACCAGGATACTGACGTAAGAGTGATGTGTGCATGTGCAGTAGTATCTCTCTGTGGGACCCTTCAGTCAGTAGAACACAGTTTTCTGGCACAGATTTGTGATTTTCTGCTGTAACACTCCCTCAGTCCATCTGTTAATTAGTAATTAGCAGGTTTACTAGGTGTGTTACTTCTGTGCCCTCACAAACTGTGCTGATCATCAGCTCTGAAGAAACTGTGTATGGCAGATGAAAATAATGCAGATGAAACTAATGCAGTCTGATAGAAAATAAAAGATTAAGATTTAAATATGTAACAATTCAACATAGCAACAAAAAATAGCATGGACAGAATGTTAGATTGTGGCATATTACATAATACCTTGAGGATAGAGTGTTAAGTTGgagctagcatttagcattaCACACGTTAAACACTCTAATAGAACAAATATTTACTAAACTAAATACTTTAAAAAGGCACATGTTCAACAAATTCTCATTTTTACTGTATTGAGATACTGCCAAATTATATTGACCTAATACCGAGTTTGATCTTGTCATGTTAATGCACCTGCATCAGACACAGGCATCCCTGAAGATGATGGATTCAAGAATCGTAGTTTTAGCAGGGGAAGCTACAAGTCTAGTTTAAGGTAAAAACCctacaaaaaaacacattcattcTTAAGAATTTCAAGTGGAAATAGAGATGTTTTGTGCTTGAGTGAATTATATTCAgttattaaaacaagctatatgttTGACAGGAAATCTTTGAGAATGAGGTCTCAGTCTCAAATATCAAACAGCTTTACTGAAGCCATTTCTGGAGAACGGATATTTGATTCTGACAGTTTTAAACTGGACACGACTGAGGAAAATAAGGTAATATTTTTCTCTGGAAGCAACCGTTTTGCTTAATgtcctgtaaaaaaacaaaaactttataCACATTTTACCTTGTATGGGTCTAGATTTATGAGGGATTTTACTATGTGGTTAATGGTGCCAAACAATGCATTTACTGAGTATTTTACATTGTTCTGTGATGTATAAACAGTAATTACGAGACTCTGATTGGGGTAAAAATGCTAAGATGCACCTGTTACAATAAATTTTCTATTTAATCAGTTAATTATGTTCTTTcatttacattgcattacattttcatttaatttctttatATTTGGTATTCAGATATATGATGATCCAGTGACTGAATCAGCACCAGTGGCTCGAATTTTGAAGTACAACCAGCCAGAATGGCCATATATGGTCCTGGGTTCTTTAGGAGCAGCCGTAAATGGTTCCGTCAACCCCATCTATGCCCTCCTATTCAGCCAGATTTTAGGGGTGagaaactttttaaagtttgcgatccatacatccatacatagaATTGTTGAAATTAACCCCTTGATGCAAATATaatcctgtattttttttgtgtagacATTTGCTCTCAGAGACCTGGAGGAGCAGAGAGATCAGATAAATGGGGTTTGCATTCTGTTTGTCATTGTGGGATGTATGAGCTTCTTCTCACAGTTCTTACAGGTAAGATTGTCCAATGGTTGTAAAATGGTGTCACATTTATTGAGTGTTATTGTTTTTACAGCAGGTTTCTTGGCACAGTTAAGAGAGCAGCTTACTTTGGGCATGTCTGTTATCATTGTGTGTCAAGTAAAATTGTGAAATgcttgattagattagatttgttTAGATTAGATACAACTTTAATGTCACCGagcaagtaaagtaaaaaaaaatgctgttagaGGTGCAAAGTAATGAACACTTTAAGGAGTGCAAAATTTATGTGCAAATGAACACAAGATACAATGTATAGTTAGTAAGCACACAAGTCCAATGAGTTTCTTAGTCCTTTGTGTGCCCAAATAGCATGAAGAATCAGCTCAAGCTCGGCTGATGAATGGCAACATCGGCTGAGACTCAACATTGGCTATGTGGAATTGGGCAAAAGTTGGTTTATATGTGGTAATAGGTCAATTCTCATATTCTAcctggcaactggggtgttggcagaAGCGGCATGAGCCAAATggcatattatacttggcaaccgggatGTTGGCACAAACCAGGGCACAAGCAGTATTAATTGTTCTCAATGTTATACTTGACAACAGCACTTAGGCTGGATATGAGCCAAGCAGGGCCAGACTGATGCACTCAGGTTTGGCGTGGAGATTTGGGGTATTGGAGAAAATGGCCtgagtgatttttgctatctgggtgtTTAGTGAGAGGTTGTTATTGGTTGTTAGTCTCATATATGACAGATGAAACACTGATATCTCATGGAACATTTACATATTACAGGGTTATGCTTTTGCTAAATCTGGAGAGCGACTGACTCGCAGGTTGAGAAAAGTTGGCTTCCAGGCCATGCTTCAGCAGGAGGTTGGATGGTTTGATGATCCTACAAACAGTCCTGGAGCTCTTACCACTAGACTGGCTACTGATGCATCCATGGTGCAAGGGGTAAGTAGGCCTGTCTACATGTGTTTTTTACTGCATACCACTGCCGCAATTTATTTGGTAGATTGGTTTAATTCCCACTCAGGCAGCCACAACATGCTTCATTTGCTTTCCTttgtaaaaatatgaaaatgtaaataataagatatatgtttaaaaatataagccTAAAGTATTTAATACAGTTTTTTGTTCGTTTGTGTTTACATCAGGCTACCGGCTCTCAGATCGGCATGATCgttaactcactgaccaacatTGGAGCCTCATTTATCATTGCGTACACTTTCAGCTGGAAGCTGAGTCTGGTGGTGACCGGCTTCCTCCCCCTGATTGGCCTCTCTGGGGTCTTTCAGGCTAAAATGTTGACTGGGTTTGCTAATGAGGACAAGAAGGCATTAGAGGCAGCAGGACAGGTATAGCTATAacaattattttagaatataaagaaaataaagcctacctaaaaataataaaaaaaatgtttagctgAAAGGGGTTTCTGATGTGTTTCTACAGGTGTCCAGTGAAGCTATGGCCAATATCAGGACTGTTGCAGGATTGGCTAAGGAGAAGCAGTTTGTGGATCTCTATGAGCAGCAGCTGGAGGCTCCCTACAGAGCAGCCAAGAAGAAGGCTAACATCTATGCCATCTGCTTTGCCTTCGCCCAGTGTGTTATCTTCATGGCATACGCAGCGTCTTTTAGATATGGTGGCTATCTGGTTAATTATGAGGGACTTCACTATGTGGTGGTTTTCAGGTAAGATCTGAATAG from Astyanax mexicanus isolate ESR-SI-001 chromosome 11, AstMex3_surface, whole genome shotgun sequence encodes:
- the abcb11a gene encoding bile salt export pump yields the protein MHLPHVTLLCTALAGKDSGGYKETVRFLTRKKLLSLKEAQLTMDLKSIKAIEGEEGTEKRKKGDKNKEKVLGVGFFQLFRFATCTDIVMMVVGGLCALVHGAASPLMLLVYGMMTNIFVAYELEVQELADPNKTCINNTVTWTNGSVVELEGNTVYCGVDIEAQMTMFAYYYIGIGLGVLILSYFQIALWVSAAARQTQRIRKTYFRKIMCMEIGWFDCTSVGELNTKISDDINKINNAIADQVTIFIERISTFIFGFMVGFVGGWKLTLVIIAVSPLIGLAAGLMAMAVARLTVRELQAYAKAGAIADEVLSSIRTVAAFGGEDKETERYDKNLEEAQTWGVKKGTIIGIFQGYLWCIIFLCYALAFWYGSKLVIDTKELTPGTLIQVFFGVLIGAMNLGQASPCLEAFASGRAAAKSIFDTIDRIPKIDCFSEEGHKLEKVKGDIEFHSIEFNYPSRPDVKILDNLNLEVKAGETTAFVGPSGSGKSTAVQLIQRFYDPSQGMVTLDGHDIRSLNIQWLRSLIGIVEQEPVLFATSISENIRYGRPGVTMEEIIQASKEANAYNFIMDLPQKFDTLVGEGGGQMSGGQKQRIAIARALVRNPKILLLDMATSALDNESEAVVQEALDKARVGRTTITIAHRLSTIRNADVIVGFEHGCAVERGSHSELLERKGVYFTLVTLQNQGSESSNNKTNNNTGIPEDDGFKNRSFSRGSYKSSLRKSLRMRSQSQISNSFTEAISGERIFDSDSFKLDTTEENKIYDDPVTESAPVARILKYNQPEWPYMVLGSLGAAVNGSVNPIYALLFSQILGTFALRDLEEQRDQINGVCILFVIVGCMSFFSQFLQGYAFAKSGERLTRRLRKVGFQAMLQQEVGWFDDPTNSPGALTTRLATDASMVQGATGSQIGMIVNSLTNIGASFIIAYTFSWKLSLVVTGFLPLIGLSGVFQAKMLTGFANEDKKALEAAGQVSSEAMANIRTVAGLAKEKQFVDLYEQQLEAPYRAAKKKANIYAICFAFAQCVIFMAYAASFRYGGYLVNYEGLHYVVVFRVIAAIVTSGTALGKASSFTPDYAKAKIAAAQFFKLLDRVPRININQKDGKRWDHFKGRVEFKNCTFTYPSRPSIQVLRGLEVAVSPGQTLAFVGSSGCGKSTSVQLLERFYDPDQGQVLIDGHPSHDVNVPFLRSQIGIVSQEPVLFDCTIAENIQYGDNSRLISMDEIVDASKKAYLHEFVMSLPDKYETQVGAQGSQLSRGQKQRIAIARAIIRNPKILLLDEATSALDTESEKTVQAALDEARRGRTCIVIAHRLSTIQTADIIAVMSQGVVIEKGTHEELMAKKAAYYKLVTTGAPIS